The nucleotide window GATGTTACAAATTTTCATACTAAAAAAATAGGCGACAAACTTAATATTGAAACTGATATTCTTGGAAAATATATTCTAAAATAACATCGATTATTTACCATTATAGTGGTAATTACCAATTTTTTAGTAAACTTTATAATTAGATTATCCTAATTTTTTTAATATGTCTCTTGAATCTGCATTACAATCTCTAAAACGTGGAGAATTTGTCTTATTGTTTGATTCAGCTGGACGTGAAAATGAAATTGATATGGTTGTAGCAGCAGAATTTATTACGCCTGAACATGTTGCTAGAATGCGTCAACATGCAGGTGGTTTACTCTGTATTGCAATTGATAATAATTTTGCAACATCTCTTAATTTGAGATACATGCATGAAATACTAGCTGATTCTGCTATTTCAAATAAAGATATGATTATGGGGTTGGCCCCTTATGGTGATCACCCAACTTTTTCATTATCTGTGAACCATTATCAGACCTATACTGGAATTACTGACAAAGATAGAGCATTAACAATTAGTGAAATGGCAAAAATCTTCAATGTTGATAATAGACAGAAAAAATTTACTTCATCATTTAAGACCCCTGGCCATGTTCCATTACTTATTGCATCCAAAGGATTGTTAGCAGCACGTCAGGGGCATACCGAAATGTCTGTTTATTTAGCACAAATTGCAGGTTTGACTCCTGTAACAGCAATTTGTGAAATGATGGATGCTGAAACATATGTTGCGCTATCAGTTGATAAGGCAAAAAAATATGCAAAACAAAATGGTGTTCCATTAATTGATGGAAAAGAACTTTTAGAATTTGCCAAGGTGAATTAGTATTGAACATTGCAATAGTAGTTTCGGAATTTAATGAAGAAATTACATCTAGGATGCTTGCTGTGGCTAAAGAAAAAGCAGCTTTAATGCAATTAAAAATTTCTTATACATGTATGGTTCCAGGATCTTACGATATGCCTATAATTATAGATGCATTATTAGAAAAAAAAGAAATTGATGCTGTAGTAACTCTTGGTGCTATTATCAAAGGGCAAACAAAACATGATGAAGTAATTTCTCACTCTACAGCTAAATCCATCACTGATTTATCATTAAAACACCAAAAACCCGTCTCTTTGGGAATCTCTGGCCCTGGAATGCGTGAAAAACATGCCTTTGCTAGAATAAGACCTGTTGCTGAACGAGCTGTAGAGGCTGTTATAAGAATATCTGATGAACTGAAAAGGATTAAAAAATGATTCAACTTAGTATCTTAAAAATTACTGAATATGGTCCTTGGACGTTAACCTTAGGTAGTGATAGAGAACATGAATTACAAATACTTCAAGCATCACTTTACAAAGAAGTTCAAAAATTATTTTCTGAGAAAAACTGTATAGTTTTTCTAAATCGTGCAGATGAATTTTTTGTGGTTTCAAATGGTCTTGAATTAGAAGATCATATTCAAATCCAAAAAACTCTTGAAAAATTATTTGATCTTCGGCTAACCATTTCAATTGGTTATGGAGAATCTCCATTTGAAGCAAATTTGAAGGCGTATGAAGGAAAAAAAAATAAAATTGTATTAAATGCGAAGTACAATATTTTTGGTTTTGTCAATGGGAAGTCTAATTCGAAAGTTTCCATTATGCATTTGGATGTTGATGATCTTACTTCAAAACGACAAACTAGCTCTCCATATGAAATATCGTCAATAATTTTTGAGTTGTATTACAAAATGATAAAATTTTTCCTAGAGCAAAATTCACTGACATTTTTCATGGGTGGTGATAATTTTATGGTTGTCGCAAATGATGCTGGAAAAAATTCTGTGCAGAATTTTATTGATATGATAAAAAATACTGATAAAATTTATTTGAATTGTGGAATAGGTAATGGTAATTCTGGTAGAGAAGCGGTAAAATTAGCTACAAAATCTCTTGACACTATACGAAAAATTCGGGATTCCGGGAAAGAAAAACCTGAAGTTTATGAATTATCATGTTGATAAAAAATATTAGTGTATTATCAGGTTCAGAATTAGATTTTATTCCAAATACAAATATCAGAATTCAGAATCAAAAATTCAAAAAAATTCAACCAAAAATTGAATCTGATAATAAAGAAGAATCTATTGATTGTGAAGGTCTTTTACTAATTCCTGGATTTATCAACGCTCATACTCACATTGGAGACTCGATTGGAAAAGATGTTACACTTAACAGTAGCGTTGATAAAAAAATACATCCTGTATTTGGTATTAAATCAAAAATTCTAAAAAATACTTCTGAAGAAAATTTAGCTAATTTTATGAAAAATACGTGTTATTCTATGATTAGAAAAGGAATAACCACTTTTGTTGATTTTAGAGAGGGTGGATTAGATGGTGTTCTCTTACTTCAAAAAGTGTTATCTGATATGCCTTTACGTTCAATTATTTTAGGTAGAATGGAGTTTTATCAGGGATCTTCAGAAATTAAAAAAAACCGTCCATTTCCCAAATCAAAAAATCTGGAATTTTCTGCACTACTCAAAAAATGTGATGGTATAGGTATTAGCGGTGCAAATGAAAACAGCACTTCTGTATTGACTCGTTATTCAAAAATTACAAAAATTCGAGCCATTCATTCATCTGAAACTAAACAAAGTACTACTAAATCCAAAAAAATTACTGGAAAATCTGAAACAACCAGAGCTTTGTTTCTAAAACCTAATTTTCTAGTTCATATGACTTATGCCACAAAAAATGATCTTATTGCTACTGCAAAAGCAACTAGAGGAATTGTAATTTGTC belongs to Nitrosopumilus sp. and includes:
- a CDS encoding GTP cyclohydrolase IIa, with the translated sequence MIQLSILKITEYGPWTLTLGSDREHELQILQASLYKEVQKLFSEKNCIVFLNRADEFFVVSNGLELEDHIQIQKTLEKLFDLRLTISIGYGESPFEANLKAYEGKKNKIVLNAKYNIFGFVNGKSNSKVSIMHLDVDDLTSKRQTSSPYEISSIIFELYYKMIKFFLEQNSLTFFMGGDNFMVVANDAGKNSVQNFIDMIKNTDKIYLNCGIGNGNSGREAVKLATKSLDTIRKIRDSGKEKPEVYELSC
- the ribB gene encoding 3,4-dihydroxy-2-butanone-4-phosphate synthase, with product MSLESALQSLKRGEFVLLFDSAGRENEIDMVVAAEFITPEHVARMRQHAGGLLCIAIDNNFATSLNLRYMHEILADSAISNKDMIMGLAPYGDHPTFSLSVNHYQTYTGITDKDRALTISEMAKIFNVDNRQKKFTSSFKTPGHVPLLIASKGLLAARQGHTEMSVYLAQIAGLTPVTAICEMMDAETYVALSVDKAKKYAKQNGVPLIDGKELLEFAKVN
- a CDS encoding amidohydrolase family protein, whose protein sequence is MLIKNISVLSGSELDFIPNTNIRIQNQKFKKIQPKIESDNKEESIDCEGLLLIPGFINAHTHIGDSIGKDVTLNSSVDKKIHPVFGIKSKILKNTSEENLANFMKNTCYSMIRKGITTFVDFREGGLDGVLLLQKVLSDMPLRSIILGRMEFYQGSSEIKKNRPFPKSKNLEFSALLKKCDGIGISGANENSTSVLTRYSKITKIRAIHSSETKQSTTKSKKITGKSETTRALFLKPNFLVHMTYATKNDLIATAKATRGIVICPRANSSLAEGIPNIELMQKAGCTIALGTDNVMINSPDMFREMDFIWKVTMGINKKRIDPKEILKMATVNGGKILKKNIGIIQSGKIADCIFLDKHALDLEPMHNPHASIVHRASESAIKAVMIGGEIVYGKI
- the ribH gene encoding 6,7-dimethyl-8-ribityllumazine synthase, whose protein sequence is MNIAIVVSEFNEEITSRMLAVAKEKAALMQLKISYTCMVPGSYDMPIIIDALLEKKEIDAVVTLGAIIKGQTKHDEVISHSTAKSITDLSLKHQKPVSLGISGPGMREKHAFARIRPVAERAVEAVIRISDELKRIKK